One Cannabis sativa cultivar Pink pepper isolate KNU-18-1 unplaced genomic scaffold, ASM2916894v1 Contig4, whole genome shotgun sequence DNA segment encodes these proteins:
- the LOC115699185 gene encoding uncharacterized protein LOC115699185 encodes MGPHEPYWRTNTSFSPPPSRWDFQFHSEGLQHGSHDGNQQNGSFSSSNSKESRNWLRGNQLYSHQYASDGTGMFLSSSSDLSQGPQWTPPAIQEIRGDDFESAAARRGMALGPPSFRPSVEGTSEIQDSGGSTSFRSDSSESEHKSRSSSHRTFSGRRSFMSKPIHPLSFPRQGEFSDFTAAGLPEFDATTQRDAQSWSSASSSIDFADVSETFESEISNRSYNLSDGVRCGLCEKFLTQRSPWSSRRIVRSGDMPVTGVLSCYHVFHAECLEQTTPKACKSDPPCPLCLKLEEENCPEKRSCSRSRAGSPRLRSYNEDGSSRPWGCAQVGDCVEGALHVPTRNTMLLLNRNRIKKNLSLKGNSSKEFPGKLRKSGSYSSQQLSVRSIDHAAVGCSKSKVKAGPSMN; translated from the exons ATGGGTCCACATGAGCCGTATTGGCGAACTAATACAAGCTTCTCGCCACCTCCATCAAGATGGGATTTCCAGTTCCATTCTGAAGGACTAcaacatggttcacatgatggAAATCAACAGAATGGATCCTTTTCGTCATCAAACAGTAAAGAAAGTAGGAACTGGTTAAGAGGCAATCAACTTTATAGTCACCAGTACGCATCTGATGGTACTGGAATGTTTTTGAGTAGTTCATCAGACCTTTCTCAGGGTCCTCAATGGACGCCTCCTGCAATACAGGAAATCAGAGGGGATGATTTTGAATCTGCCGCTGCAAGGAGAG GTATGGCTTTGGGTCCACCATCCTTTAGACCTTCAGTGGAG GGAACTTCAGAAATTCAAGATAGCGGGGGCTCCACCTCGTTCCGTTCAGACAGCAGCGAGTCTGAACACAAGTCACGCTCATCCTCACATCGTACCTTTTCAGGGCGTCGATCTTTTATGTCTAAACCTATTCATCCCTTGTCCTTCCCCAGACAAGGAGAGTTTTCTGACTTCACTGCTGCTGGATTGCCAGAGTTTGATGCTACCACTCAAAGAGATGCCCAGAGCTGGAGCAGTGCCAGCAGCAGCATTGATTTTGCAGATGTTTCAGAAACATTTGAATCTGAAATAAGCAATCGGTCTTATAATTTGTCTGATGGTGTTAGATGTGGCCTGTGTGAAAAGTTTCTTACCCAAAGATCCCCATGGAGCTCTCGTAGAATTGTGAGAAGTGGAGACATGCCAGTTACTGGGGTCCTTTCTTGTTATCATGTTTTTCACGCGGAATGCTTGGAACAAACAACACCCAAGGCATGTAAGAGTGATCCTCCCTGCCCCTTGTGTCTGAAATTGGAAGAGGAAAATTGCCCTGAAAAGAGGAGCTGTTCAAGATCAAGGGCTGGTTCTCCAAGGCTTAGATCGTACAATGAGGATGGGTCATCAAGACCTTGGGGCTGTGCGCAGGTGGGAGATTGTGTGGAAGGTGCATTGCATGTGCCAACACGCAACACTATGCTTTTACTCAACAGGAATCGGATTAAAAAGAATCTTTCATTGAAGGGTAATTCAAGTAAAGAGTTCCCTGGGAAGTTGAGGAAAAGTGGGTCCTATTCTTCACAGCAACTCAGTGTAAGATCAATCGATCATGCAGCAGTTGGGTGTTCGAAGTCAAAGGTTAAAGCTGGGCCAAGCATGAACTGA